A genomic segment from Anopheles maculipalpis chromosome X, idAnoMacuDA_375_x, whole genome shotgun sequence encodes:
- the LOC126563054 gene encoding uncharacterized protein LOC126563054 — MPLPTLNRRQSSASQQRRRHLLLPLLATVLALAGLATCAPTKRNTSLYTFNVTLELSKASTIWKEPCGQNGQGKVSVSFGASFNKSIKYRNMESQIHLTLLDLNNWRHLPDSNNTGTNWNTNALKRQFKFLQPFLKNESSWERRLSVYWAYLKMVRLFHEQNSATTNINQKEADALERVNEASRQLLCMVQEYRVVTKLQNKLIDAEQMERKIKFNIQDASEININLWYYMCRLECFLTHMRKHLHQLRVKGKRPRKQIRMRCKSCPYCSKRNEEDDTAKAPKKKHRKQQQQQQHQPPRKHNRDDCDQEKHKPNRQPKGRKGSVRTTSKHA; from the exons atgCCGCTCCCAACACTCAACCGCCGGCAATCCAGTGCAAGTCAGCAGAGGCGGCGGCATCTGCTGCTACCACTGTTGGCCACTGTCCTCGCGCTAGCCGGTCTTGCGACATGCGCACCCACCAAGCGTAACACGTCGCTGTACACGTTCAACGTAACGCTCGAGTTGAGTAAGGCGAGCACTATCTGGAAGGAACCGTGCGGTCAGAACGGTCAGGGTAAGGTCAGCGTGTCTTTCGGGGCCAGCTTCAACAAGAGCATCAAATAT CGTAACATGGAAAGCCAGATTCACCTGACGTTGCTCGATCTGAACAATTGGCGGCATCTGCCCGATAGCAACAACACCGGCACGAACTGGAACACCAACGCTCTCAAGCGCCAGTTTAAATTCCTGCAACCATTTCTG AAAAATGAATCCAGCTGGGAGCGACGGTTGTCGGTGTACTGGGCTTACCTGAAGATGGTACGCCTGTTTCACGAACAAAACTCCGCCACTACCAACATCAACCAGAAGGAGGCGGATGCACTCGAGCGGGTCAACGAGGCAAGCCGGCAGCTACTGTGCATGGTGCAGGAGTACCGGGTGGTGACCAAGCTCCAAAACAAGCTCATCGATGCCGAACAAATGGAGCGAAAGATCAAGTTTAACATACAGGACGCGAGTGAGATCAACATTAACCTGTGGTACTATATGTGTCGGTTAGAGTGCTTCCTGACCCACATGCGCAAACATCTGCACCAGCTGAGGGTAAAGGGTAAACGGCCGCGCAAACAGATCCGGATGCGGTGCAAATCCTGCCCGTACTGCAGCAAGCGCAACGAGGAGGACGACACAGCGAAAGCACCCAAGAAGAAGCaccgaaagcagcagcagcagcagcaacatcaaccaCCAAGAAAGCACAATCGAGATGACTGCGACCAGGAGAAGCACAAGCCAAACCGACAACCGAAAGGACGCAAGGGTAGTGTCCGAACGACGAGCAAACACGCGTGA
- the LOC126563065 gene encoding uncharacterized protein LOC126563065 — protein sequence MTVRFDLQTAGPEVQIPSGQFPHREDRLSNYGGIIDSGSAEVTSTIPTITNAQPRIAEQTTLGGSSYRLACSSKKPFIFERSSNTLKLYLLDGAGLYRIEDGNSSGSVKSHISTLPTRYDEALTLQILDIKLGDADHVLFVITTDQWHNVFLAHHNQGIGPATAQPIQRIKYSGDYSKAQLLECNGSIYMVTIVTYANTGKIRVYRWHQSYFSLESTKEVLSVDDVRCHCPSTLLLLALDYGQLPERSLNHVLLLDNAERPVKVQEMFFMYRSLPSFTLDDILYLIRHVSRDKSYLYQWSTEGRFVRMRKLSQHSQQITAFTHWDSMLAVAFEDTIRLYSGSKQNLLRIETPFSLHGSNSSESLTQLTPGSSGEKLKMLYGLQSADSVAELVLAAEFECPSIASNQDPNSTALHIYKISTTSVARTAEGTAQEQGFQTLSSCLHRLKQELNERKKWIDLIRLQLSRKNLHFDAITQSEPAKSTYVHPSVTLTSVLLPHNNPNLLPPSRTILNGQSLLIRHYRVATDLNQVLLLNRARTEIRGDLHVAGNVHARCSRIRAVRAQDGFDGGDAAKTRQARSSVRVAGKTSYRIVKAKEIVSDSTLSKRFLQRSKMNVLPGTMQLDELATQSVRVEQGNINHIAIPTRKVLMDAAEHGYRGHKVFRTVKSFRLNTHHLNGHPLSADIIESGLRYANEGITIRTHLCRTRNLIIRDTVNDVHLRQLASVHQPTLHVKGNLLFGEQVCVKNLQFRRTLNNIPQEELLDRMSNQTITGSMFVSKGFTHNLQVRHVNNELLENYATTSQQSHNGGPTSATLQIKAPVRVEKMVVLGDLTANHEEQQLLPHIGTNPGDFRQLYTGKLFLNGSLRLKVANINANNITIMGQSVTSKPYQQYLLRTGRQIISDPIAYHTAQFQYLFANTLNGVALWQFSLTHRNWQNSFYLQDVAVQGHIRPARIAKRLSSVQQNRIDVNAHIRVCDVKHFSGTLRVTHLHTHSIDGTLATEALWRKGTLYGKTSAAAKILLGQTELRQCALHIRGPLQTAGFNGRTSYDLAELAKPPVRRYHSLQLAAANATVASVQQMADLSLDEVLQRFITTVHHNHGDGGSNLGTVPSFAKIVTPVHSQKIAIASVGRINFCPVQRLLQETVPKHGGRPGRPIGGHKHVLGTVNIPKRLTVVRINAHDTAQLAHIVTRGPDVLPQTIDSRWRFGTVTTGYLTAKLINRTPLVRLALRSEETLILQSELLINRLQVNVLQLPKHPNWLFDPSTTDASSLLHVPHSLTRLRCHGSIHSHIRDPAHLLNQLLLTPSLDQTRLISSGLVFAGQSVHFGNCSTPAAGGGTIQRIERTARHCLRRNPSPDLRTPIVFEHDQVLLPTGPDVMSLRGNLKIAATGYLTAHTIAGVNVAERLGPTADLYRLAPRGGQHPPIVGEKRFSSEGAITVHNVTLVSGPAGSTFWSRVALCNHPSQNSCPISLHFEQSSLAVSELLTAAQLNSVPLEGFFHAFVKRQSTPMHQSKLHHIQDVPGTLTVSELHLTGTTTILHHINSIPLTELVFHSTTNATHQVVPGAKTFRTLHIDGPLSLQQLNGRLLSQMQRDALSSGEVHRADVIIFNKPVSMSELHTRTLYHTRTTSYRLATESPTIQLPSELMSLQPNPELLHPLRMLQRSKDVVRARSSAVSLRSTSEQDASTFSGLVTLNGGDTVHLHCSPDHRSLIVELRRLPVNRTSEQRLHDLPHATGCLHTVGAYALNRTTLLVLVRHKHSGVTTTTTSTLYQYDLVRGHLTPVKKPSSSGGPTTCEHTQLLQPTHEEIMLATAGCFESAVSSGLKIYQLDTGGSSSFGLRHFQTIDLISAVSAMGATADGTVLLIKDDTNLWHRYTYSSVKGWTQLDGR from the exons ATGACGGTCCGGTTCGATCTTCAGACGGCAGGTCcggaggttcaaatcccttccggacagTTCCCCCATCGtgaggacagactatccaactacggtggtatca TCGATTCCGGTTCGGCAGAGGTCACTAGCACCATACCCACTATCACCAATGCACAACCGAGAATCGCTGAGCAGACGACGTTGGGTGGCAGCAGCTACCGATTGGCCTGCTCGTCAAAGAAACCATTCATTTTCGAACGGTCCTCTAACACGCTAAAGCTCTATCTGCTCGATGGGGCCGGACTGTATCGAATTGAGGATGGGAATTCTAGTGGCAGCGTTAAATCACACATCAGTACGCTACCGACGCGCTACGACGAAGCTTTGACGCTGCAG ATCCTAGATATAAAACTGGGAGATGCAGATCATGTACTGTTCGTCATCACCACCGACCAGTGGCACAATGTATTCTTAGCCCACCACAACCAGGGCATCGGTCCTGCCACTGCACAACCCATACAGCGCATCAAGTATTCGGGTGATTATTCCAAAGCCCAACTGCTCGAGTGTAACGGTAGCATTTACATGGTAACGATCGTTACCTATGCCAACACTGGTAAAATTCG TGTCTATCGGTGGCACCAGTCATACTTTTCTCTCGAAAGTACCAAAGAGGTGTTATCGGTCGATGATGTACGATGCCACTGTCCCAGTACACTGCTACTGCTGGCGCTAGATTATGGTCAGCTGCCGGAGCGTTCACTGAACCATGTGCTGTTGCTGGATAATGCTGAACGGCCGGTGAAGGTACAAGAAATGTTCTTCATGTACAGATCGCTACCATCGTTCACGCTAGACGATATCCTATATCTGATACGGCACGTTAGCAGAG ACAAATCCTACCTTTACCAATGGAGTACCGAAGGAAGATTTGTCCGCATGCGCAAACTGTCCCAGCACTCACAGCAAATCACAGCTTTCACCCACTGGGACAGTATGCTAGCAGTTGCTTTTGAAGATACAATTCGTCTCTATAGTGGAAGTAAACAAAATCTGCTGCGTATCGAAACGCCCTTTTCGCTACACGGAAGCAATTCATCGGAAAGCTTAACACAGCTTACACCGGGATCTTCGGGAGAGAAGCTAAAGATGCTGTACGGTCTGCAATCGGCTGACAGTGTGGCTGAGCTTGTATTAGCAGCAGAGTTTGAATGCCCTTCGATTGCCAGCAACCAAGACCCCAATTCCACTGCGTtacatatttataaaatttccacCACAAGTGTCGCACGAACAGCTGAAG GAACAGCACAAGAGCAGGGCTTCCAAACTCTCAGCAGCTGTCTCCATCGGCTCAAGCAGGAACTAAACGAACGTAAAAAGTGGATCGACCTAATACGGTTGCAGCTGTCACGTAAGAATCTCCACTTTGACGCCATCACGCAAAGTGAACCAGCCAAATCAACATACGTACACCCGTCCGTGACGCTGACCAGCGTACTGCTGCCCCACAACAATCCAAACCTACTGCCACCCTCGCGTACGATTCTCAACGGACAGTCGCTTCTCATACGCCACTACCGCGTAGCGACCGACCTCAACCAGGTGCTCTTGCTGAACCGCGCCCGTACCGAAATTCGGGGCGATCTGCACGTGGCAGGCAATGTGCATGCACGCTGCTCCAGAATCCGTGCCGTCAGAGCCCAGGACGGATTCGACGGTGGAGATGCGGCGAAAACAAGACAGGCGCGATCCAGCGTGCGCGTGGCAGGAAAAACATCCTACCGCATCGTGAAGGCGAAGGAAATAGTTTCCGATTCAACGCTAAGCAAAC GATTTTTGCAGCGTTCCAAAATGAACGTTCTACCTGGCACAATGCAGCTGGACGAGCTTGCTACGCAGTCCGTGCGAGTGGAGCAGGGTAACATCAACCACATAGCCATTCCGACGCGGAAGGTGTTGATGGACGCAGCAGAGCACGGTTACCGCGGGCATAAAGTGTTCCGCACCGTCAAGTCCTTCCGGTTAAACACGCATCATCTTAACGGTCATCCACTTTCTGCGGACATTATTGAATCGGGACTTCGGTACGCAAACGAGGGCATTACGATTAGGACGCATTTATGCCGTACACGTAACCTAATTATACGCGATACGGTAAACGATGTTCATCTGAGACAGCTTGCATCTGTACATCAACCTACCTTGCATGTTAAAG GTAATCTACTGTTTGGAGAGCAAGTGTGTGTAAAAAATCTGCAATTTCGCCGTACGCTGAACAATATCCCGCAGGAGGAGCTGTTGGACAGAATGTCAAACCAAACCATCACGGGGTCCATGTTTGTGAGTAAAGGATTCACTCATAACCTTCAGGTACGCCACGTTAACAACGAACTGTTGGAAAACTATGCTACCACCAGCCAACAAAGCCACAATGGAGGACCAACATCAGCGACTCTACAAATAAAAG CCCCGGTACGTGTGGAGAAAATGGTAGTACTCGGCGATCTCACTGCCAACCACGAGGAGCAGCAGCTTCTTCCACACATCGGAACTAACCCGGGTGACTTCCGCCAGCTGTATACCGGGAAGCTCTTTTTGAACGGGTCGCTTCGCTTGAAAGTAGCCAACATAAATGCGAACAACATTACAATCATGGGCCAGTCGGTAACGAGCAAACCGTATCAACAGTATCTGCTACGAACGGGACGTCAG ATTATAAGCGATCCGATCGCATATCATACGGCACAGTTTCAGTACCTGTTCGCCAACACACTGAACGGAGTCGCACTGTGGCAGTTTAGCCTAACGCATCGCAACTGGCAGAACAGCTTCTATCTGCAGGATGTAGCTGTGCAGGGTCACATTCGTCCAGCACGGATCGCAAAACGGTTGAGTTCGGTGCAGCAGAACCGCATCGATGTGAATGCACA cATTCGTGTGTGTGATGTAAAACATTTTAGCGGTACACTTCGCGTAACGCACCTGCACACCCACTCGATCGACGGTACCCTTGCAACGGAAGCGCTTTGGCGCAAAGGTACTCTGTACGGCAAGACTAGCGCCGCTGCAAAGATACTTCTCGGGCAGACCGAACTGCGACAGTGCGCATTACACATCCGTGGCCCACTACAAACGGCCGGGTTTAATGGACGAACTTCGTACGATTTAGCCGAGCTAGCGAAACCACCCGTTCGACGGTATCACAGCCTGCAGCTAGCTGCCGCTAACGCGACTGTAGCTAGCGTCCAACAGATGGCAGACCTGTCGCTCGATGAAGTATTGCAACGCTTCATCACTACCGTGCACCATAACCACGGTGACGGTGGCTCGAATCTCGGCACGGTACCCTCATTTGCCAAGATCGTTACACCGGTCCACTCGCAGAAGATTGCCATTGCATCGGTGGGACGCATCAACTTCTGTCCTGTCCAGAGACTTCTGCAGGAAACCGTCCCCAAGCATGGTGGTCGACCAGGACGTCCGATCGGTGGGCACAAGCACGTGCTCGGTACTGTCAACATTCCGAAACGACTTACCGTTGTTCGGATCAATGCGCACGATACGGCACAGCTCGCGCACATTGTTACCCGTGGCCCAGATGTGCTTCCGCAAACCATCGACTCTCGGTGGCGCTTCGGCACGGTTACGACCGGCTATCTCACCGCGAAACTAATCAATCGGACACCTCTCGTACGACTAGCGTTACGCTCGGAAGAAACACTCATACTTCAGAGCGAACTACTGATCAATCGCCTGCAGGTGAACGTACTGCAGCTTCCAAAACATCCGAACTGGCTGTTTGATCCTAGTACGACGGACGCATCATCCTTGCTACACGTACCGCACAGTCTTACGAGGTTACGCTGTCACGGAAGCATTCACAGCCACATCCGTGATCCGGCTCATCTGTTGAATCAGCTTCTGCTTACGCCTTCGTTGGATCAAACCCGACTCATCTCTAGTGGACTAGTGTTTGCTGGGCAGAGTGTTCACTTTGGCAACTGTTCGACACCGGCAGCGGGTGGCGGTACGATTCAGCGCATTGAACGAACTGCACGCCACTGTTTGCGCAGGAACCCATCGCCAGACCTGCGCACACCCATCGTTTTCGAGCACGATCAGGTACTGCTGCCGACAGGACCGGACGTGATGTCGTTGCGTGGCAACCTGAAGATCGCTGCAACTGGCTACCTTACAGCACACACCATCGCAGGTGTGAATGTAGCAGAAAGGCTCGGCCCAACGGCTGATCTTTATCGATTGGCACCCCGGGGCGGCCAACATCCACCGATTGTTGGAGAAAAACGATTTTCATCTGAGGGAGCGATCACCGTGCACAATGTAACGCTTGTGTCCGGTCCCGCCGGAAGCACGTTCTGGTCCCGAGTAGCTCTCTGTAACCATCCGTCACAAAATAGCTGCCCTATTTCGCTTCATTTCGAGCAGTCCAGTCTGGCGGTGAGTGAATTGCTAACAGCAGCTCAGCTTAACTCTGTACCTTTGGAGGGCTTTTTCCATGCATTTGTGAAGCGCCAATCCACACCAATGCACCAATCAAAGCTTCATCACATTCAAGACGTGCCCGGTACGCTGACCGTATCCGAACTGCACCTAACCGGTACGACTACGATATTGCACCACATTAACAGCATACCGCTCACCGAGCTAGTATTCCATTCGACCACCAACGCAACGCATCAGGTAGTGCCGGGTGCGAAAACTTTCCGAACGCTACACATCGATGGTCCACTATCGCTGCAGCAGCTTAACGGGCGCCTTCTGTCACAGATGCAACGAGACGCCCTTTCTTCGGGTGAGGTACATCGAGCGGATGTTATCATTTTCAACAAACCAGTATCTATGTCCGAGCTACACACACGTACCCTGTACCACACGCGTACCACTTCCTACCGTCTTGCAACCGAAAGCCCTACTATTCAGCTTCCATCCGAGCTGATGTCGCTGCAACCCAACCCGGAGCTGCTTCATCCTTTGAGGATGCTGCAACGCAGCAAGGATGTTGTGCGTGCCCGTTCCAGCGCAGTCTCGCTACGTTCGACGTCCGAGCAAGATGCGAGCACATTCAGCGGGCTTGTAACGCTTAACGGTGGTGATACCGTGCACCTACACTGCTCACCCGATCACCGGTCGTTGATAGTGGAGCTGAGGCGGCTCCCAGTGAACCGCACCAGCGAACAGCGACTTCACGACCTACCGCACGCGACCGGATGTCTACATACGGTCGGAGCGTATGCGTTAAATCGGACGACGCTACTGGTTCTGGTACGTCACAAGCATTCGGGtgtaaccaccaccaccacctccacgcTCTATCAGTACGATCTTGTCCGAGGACACTTAACACCGGTCAAGAAACCGTCCTCCTCCGGCGGCCCCACTACCTGCGAACATACCCAGCTTCTGCAGCCAACGCACGAGGAAATAATGCTGGCAACGGCCGGCTGCTTTGAGTCTGCTGTTTCCAGTGGGCTTAAAATCTATCAACTCGACACCGGTGGATCATCGTCGTTCGGTTTACGTCACTTTCAAACAATCGACCTGATTTCCGCGGTTAGCGCAATGGGCGCCACGGCCGATGGTACTGTTTTGCTGATAAAAGACGACACCAACCTTTGGCATCGCTACACCTACAGCTCCGTAAAG gGCTGGACACAACTAGATGGACGATAG
- the LOC126563076 gene encoding protein ovarian tumor locus-like, whose protein sequence is MSDNTPKREFGSGCRGTPDVIDKYLEQLGFYRKHVATDSTSLFRVVSELCYDIQLYHGKVREECVKFMRRNRAMFTKDIRYGYDMYLNNLSRTRTYGGLLELRALALLHKANVFLFEPYIQGKWYMHNPKNKVTWRVFIGRDNHFDVVYPLEYMKTAAECQAIVYNILYTKVLRLPDVEYAVERMLHDPEDKLMKYEKNTDGSTVATTEVGQRLELQKTRHGTNCVLLYPHLCHFHNQKNFFAIERFFNERGPEEGCRVFISDTFRHGGSKTNPLLREPKISCVRQLLTLGITPFPYKAAKSIDPNIYRNVEYDVWLEMREERMIELLMCDKKFREAAKQSKRIKPVNRLIQIKKVTHALEQLKIEKPTPVPETEAIVSTSKGSDSALALAPYPMQSIYYPTPDPYTLNAFGYMTADANRLTFSDPIGVPTAACLFNNFQASPPLQFHAPSPLAQLQQAPSSSLAQLQQATSPLMQFQQAPSSPLAQLQQAPSSPLAQLQQAPSSSLAQLQQATSPLMQLHQTPTPTVQSNESLAMPDLITWLPHTLNHQPNVMMFDSPYQSPQQQHLPYLQQSPQHQLHQREQQQQQQIAKPLLPRCLFHFPNGTEANISMTYDPNPCTPLPPGIWRF, encoded by the exons ATGAGCGACAATACACCGAAGCGTGAGTTTGGTTCCGGGTGCCGTGGAACGCCGGACGTGATTGACAAGTACTTGGAACAGCTCGGTTTCTACCGCAAGCATGTTGCTACCGATTCTACCTCGCTGTTCCGTGTAGTTTCGGAACTGTGCTACGATATCCAGCTGTATCACGGCAAGGTTCGCGAGGAATGTGTGAAGTTCATGCGCAGGAATAGGGCAATGTTCACCAAG GACATACGATACGGTTATGATATGTACTTGAACAACCTTTCCCGAACGCGTACGTACGGCGGTTTGTTGGAGCTGAGAGCACTGGCATTGCTGCACAA AGCGAATGTGTTCCTGTTCGAACCGTACATCCAAGGCAAGTGGTACATGCACAATCCGAAGAACAAGGTGACCTGGAGAGTTTTTATCGGTCGTGACAATCATTTCGATGTGGTTTACCCACTCGAGTACATGAAGACGGCAGCAGAGTGCCAAG CGATAGTGTATAACATACTTTACACGAAGGTACTACGCCTGCCTGACGTCGAGTACGCCGTCGAGCGTATGTTGCACGATCCGGAGGATAAGCTGATGAAGTACGAAAAGAACACAGACGGCTCAACTGTTGCCACTACCGAAGTCGGGCAGCGGCTGGAGCTGCAAAAAACTAGACACGGTACCAACTGTGTGCTGTTGTATCCGCATCTGTGTCACTTTCACAACCAAAAGAACTTTTTCGCCATCGAGCGATTTTTCAACGAGCGCGGCCCGGAGGAAGGTTGTCGGGTGTTCATCAGCGATACGTTCCGTCACGGTGGCAGCAAAACGAACCCGCTGCTACGGGAGCCGAAAATTTCTTGCGTCCGGCAGCTGCTTACCCTCGGCATTACACCGTTCCCGTACAAGGCGGCCAAATCAATCGATCCGAACATCTATCGCAATGTGGAGTACGATGTGTGGCTAGAGATGCGAGAGGAAAGGATGATCGAATTGCTAATG TGTGACAAAAAATTTCGTGaggcagcaaagcaaagcaaacggaTTAAACCTGTTAATCGCCTGATCCAGATCAAGAAAG TTACTCATGCTTTGGAACagctaaaaattgaaaagcctACACCTGTGCCGGAAACGGAAGCTATAGTGTCTACCAGTAAAGGATCGGACTCCGCGCTCGCTTTGGCACCATATCCAATGCAAAGCATCTATTATCCTACGCCCGATCCGTATACTCTCAACGCTTTTGGCTATATGACTGCCGATGCAAACCGGCTGACGTTTAGCGATCCGATCGGTGTACCAACAGCAGCCTGCCTGTTCAATAATTTCCAAGCATCACCGCCATTG CAGTTTCATGCACCCTCACCGCTGGCTCAGCTTCAACAGGCACCATCGTCATCGCTAGCTCAGCTTCAACAAGCAACGTCTCCGCTGATGCAGTTTCAACAGGCACCATCGTCCCCGCTAGCTCAGCTTCAACAGGCACCATCGTCCCCTCTAGCTCAGCTTCAACAGGCACCATCGTCATCGCTAGCTCAGCTTCAACAAGCAACGTCTCCGCTGATGCAGCTTCATCAgacaccaacaccaaccgtACAAAGCAATGAATCGCTGGCAATGCCGGATCTTATAACATGGTTGCCACACACGCTGAACCACCAACCGAATGTGATGATGTTTGACTCACCGTATCAATccccgcagcagcagcatctgcCGTATCTGCAACAATCACCGCAACATCAGCTGCACCAAcgagagcagcagcaacagcaacagattGCTAAACCATTGCTGCCACGATGTCtgttccattttccaaacGGAACCGAAGCAAACA TATCGATGACGTACGATCCCAATCCTTGCACTCCACTGCCACCGGGGATTTGGCGATTTTAA
- the LOC126557222 gene encoding UNC93-like protein, whose protein sequence is MHGGGVDTDKHNGADSASLREKVKLRRGEKWRILKNIIMVSVAFMVQFTAFQGTANLQSSINAKEGLGTVSLSAIYAALVVSCIFLPTLVIRKLTVKWTLCVSMLCYAPYIASQFYPKFYTLIPAGILLGLGAAPMWASKATYLTQLGQVYAKLTDQPVEAIIVRFFGFFFLAWQTAELWGNLISSLVLSSGAHGAAATVDGSDNGTSAHNGPNLDSCGANFCVVETSDNANLQRPPDSEIFEISAIYLSCIIAAVIIVAVFLDPLSRYGERRRGSISATEISGMQLLSATFKQLKKANQQLLILITVFIGMEQAFIGADFTQAYVSCALGIHQIGYVMICFGVVNAICSIIFGSAMKYIGRVVIIILGAIVHGGCIIYLLYWRPHPDHQIVFFILSGLWGIGDAVWQTQINGLYGALFRRNKEAAFSNYRLWESVGFVIAYAYSTNLCARMKLYLLFGVLVCGMVGYTIVEIRQLKKEKRLKELEEIPKQQQTDADRKAIEDDDEKDELEEDIVVTHL, encoded by the exons ATGCACGGTGGAGGAGTGGACACCGACAAG CACAACGGAGCTGATTCGGCCTCGTTGCGTGAGAAGGTTAAGTTGCGAAGGGGAGAAAAATGGCGTATCCTGAAAAACATCATAATGGTGTCTGTAGCGTTTATGGTGCAGTTTACTGCATTCCAG GGCACGGCAAACCTGCAATCCTCGATCAATGCAAAAGAAGGCTTAGGTACGGTGTCACTTAGTGCCATTTATGCGGCACTTGTTGTGTCCTGCATATTTCTGCCGACACTCGTGATTCGCAAGCTCACGGTGAAATGGACACTGTGCGTCAGCATGCTCTGCTACGCACCGTACATTGCTTCCCAGTTCTATCCCAAGTTCTACACGCTTATACCGGCCGGCATACTGCTTGGTTTGGGTGCCGCACCCATGTGGGCTAGTAAGGCAACATACCTGACGCAACTTGGGCAGGTGTACGCCAAGCTGACAGACCAGCCGGTTGAAGCGATTATTGTGCGGTTCTTTGGATTCTTCTTTCTCGCCTGGCAAACGGCTGAGCTGTGGGGCAATCTGATTTCCAGCCTGG TACTGTCCAGTGGTGCGCATGGTGCTGCAGCGACTGTCGATGGAAGCGATAATGGTACCAGCGCCCACAATGGTCCCAATCTTGATAGCTGCGGTGCCAATTTCTGTGTCGTCGAAACGTCCGACAACGCTAACCTTCAGCGGCCGCCAGAttcggaaatttttgaaatttccgccATTTACTTGTCCTGTATTATTGCTGCAGTAATTATCGTCGCTGTGTTCTTAGACCCGCTGTCCAG GTACGGTGAGCGAAGGCGTGGCTCTATCTCGGCAACGGAAATATCTGGTATGCAACTGCTGTCGGCCACGTTCAAGCAGTTGAAAAAGGCCAACCAGCAGCTGCTCATTCTTATTACCGTTTTCATCGGTATGGAGCAGGCGTTTATTGGGGCAGACTTCACGCAGGCCTACGTATCATGCGCGCTCGGCATCCATCAGATCGGATATGTGATGATCTGTTTCGGTGTGGTAAATGCAATATGCTCCATCATCTTTGGCTCTGCTATGAAGTACATTGGCCGTGTTGTTATCATCATCTTAG GAGCGATTGTTCACGGAGGATGTATTATCTATCTGTTGTACTGGCGACCACACCCGGATCATCAGATAGTATTCTTCATACTTTCCGGCTTATGGGGAATCGGCGATGCAGTATGGCAGACACAGATTAATG GTCTTTACGGTGCCTTGTTCCGTCGCAATAAGGAGGCTGCATTCTCAAACTATCGTCTATGGGAGTCGGTCGGATTCGTCATCGCTTACGCATATTCTACGAATCTCTGCGCACGCATGAAGCTGTATCTGTTGTTCGGTGTTTTGGTGTGTGGTATGGTAGGCTACACGATTGTCGAGATACGTCAGCTGAAGAAG GAGAAACGATTGAAGGAGCTCGAAGAAATtcccaaacaacagcaaacggaCGCCGACCGGAAAGCCATCGAGGATGACGACGAAAAGGATGAGCTGGAAGAGGATATCGTTGTAACACATCTCTGA